In a genomic window of Methanosarcina horonobensis HB-1 = JCM 15518:
- a CDS encoding VIT domain-containing protein, whose protein sequence is MLVGAQAGAASPVVEYLKLSTDVNDGYASTTVEEKLSNPADSAVKDSFSFLIPEEAFISGFSLTIDGKEYTADVLEKEEASQRFNAAALAGRTAGLLETEEKNLFSYALSFEPGQSIIVKLTYEQALKKTLGEYEFVQFLDSGKSAGYLSVTININSENQLTRLEVPDFPAAKVEYVSANRGQVRYETDSLSASELRVVFDTENPPLNGNMLFYENGSEGYFMHVFSPEEADLGTSAMDKEIIFVLDKSGSMEGYKIEQVKEVFGNIIEDLPPGDYFNIIFFDSTVQSYSGTLMEADLEQKAGALDFVNSLDANGGTNINEALLTALGMFSPESERVPIIVFLTDGEPTEGVVSPYAIRQNIKDANTAQVSIFSIAFGIEDESNYHFLRAMSLENCGTAEWFSPEANAAEEIGSFYETISTPLITDMDFSYGREVSEIVNTGEKNLFAGSDTIVLGKYSPGAGTIRADISANTRTGNRSFSKEFSVIPKAANSFIPRLWAYTTINSLLDRIEVEGENEALVSEVTGLALEFGFVTPYTSLFVELPELANPETIDSVSEEVMEMPAEGEALMDGAMSTPSAGQPKPAASSPYDRNAVYEGAMAEEPVEEAEEAATPGFEVSLALSGLLGIAFCFRKR, encoded by the coding sequence TTGCTTGTAGGTGCTCAGGCAGGAGCAGCCAGCCCTGTTGTAGAATACCTGAAGCTCAGCACGGACGTAAACGACGGATATGCCAGTACCACTGTTGAAGAAAAGCTTTCCAATCCTGCTGATTCGGCAGTTAAAGATAGTTTCAGTTTCCTGATTCCGGAGGAGGCTTTTATTTCGGGATTTTCCCTAACAATTGACGGAAAGGAATATACAGCCGATGTCCTGGAAAAAGAAGAAGCTTCGCAGAGGTTCAATGCTGCAGCCTTGGCAGGCAGGACTGCAGGGCTACTGGAAACTGAGGAAAAGAATCTTTTTTCTTATGCTCTGAGCTTTGAACCTGGGCAGAGTATTATTGTCAAGCTGACCTACGAACAGGCTCTTAAAAAAACCCTCGGGGAGTACGAATTTGTACAGTTCCTGGATAGTGGAAAGTCCGCGGGGTACCTCTCTGTAACCATAAACATCAATTCGGAAAATCAGCTCACCCGGCTGGAAGTCCCGGATTTTCCGGCAGCTAAGGTTGAGTATGTTTCGGCAAACAGAGGGCAGGTAAGGTATGAGACGGATTCTCTTTCTGCTTCGGAACTCAGGGTCGTGTTTGATACTGAAAACCCTCCCCTGAACGGAAACATGCTGTTTTATGAAAATGGGAGTGAGGGATACTTCATGCATGTCTTTTCCCCGGAGGAAGCAGATCTCGGGACTTCAGCTATGGACAAGGAGATAATTTTCGTGCTCGACAAATCCGGTTCTATGGAAGGGTACAAAATCGAGCAGGTAAAGGAAGTTTTCGGAAATATTATTGAAGACCTCCCTCCCGGAGACTATTTCAACATAATCTTCTTTGACTCCACGGTTCAGAGTTATTCCGGAACCCTTATGGAAGCTGACCTGGAACAAAAGGCAGGAGCCCTGGACTTTGTAAACAGCCTTGATGCAAACGGGGGCACGAACATTAACGAAGCCCTGCTGACAGCTCTCGGGATGTTCAGTCCGGAGAGTGAGAGGGTTCCGATTATAGTCTTTTTGACCGATGGGGAGCCAACCGAAGGCGTTGTTTCCCCTTACGCAATCCGTCAGAACATAAAGGATGCAAATACCGCGCAGGTTTCTATCTTTTCGATTGCCTTCGGGATCGAGGACGAAAGCAATTACCATTTCCTGAGGGCTATGAGCCTTGAAAACTGCGGGACTGCGGAGTGGTTCTCACCTGAAGCTAATGCAGCAGAAGAAATAGGCAGCTTCTATGAAACGATCTCGACTCCTCTGATCACGGATATGGACTTCTCCTATGGACGAGAGGTCTCTGAAATCGTAAACACCGGGGAAAAGAACCTCTTTGCTGGCTCAGATACAATAGTTCTGGGAAAATACAGTCCTGGGGCAGGCACTATCCGCGCAGATATCTCTGCAAACACGAGGACAGGCAACAGGAGTTTCTCAAAAGAGTTTTCTGTAATTCCAAAGGCTGCAAACTCCTTCATCCCAAGGCTCTGGGCTTATACAACTATAAATTCTCTCCTTGACAGGATCGAAGTCGAAGGAGAAAACGAAGCCCTTGTGTCCGAAGTAACCGGACTTGCCCTGGAATTCGGGTTTGTAACTCCTTATACCTCCCTTTTCGTTGAGCTGCCTGAGCTGGCAAATCCGGAAACTATTGACTCCGTAAGCGAAGAAGTTATGGAAATGCCTGCGGAAGGAGAGGCTTTAATGGACGGAGCAATGTCTACTCCCTCTGCAGGCCAGCCGAAACCTGCTGCTTCTTCACCCTATGACAGGAATGCAGTCTATGAGGGGGCGATGGCTGAAGAACCAGTTGAAGAAGCTGAAGAGGCAGCAACACCCGGGTTCGAAGTTTCTCTCGCACTGAGCGGACTTTTAGGAATCGCATTCTGCTTCCGGAAAAGATAA
- a CDS encoding DUF3344 domain-containing protein, which produces MDTGKKILTAGLLGVGLLLFLSFFSGNGGWQGDGIPPYTIAEGVVRGEVYVDGGHGYTGENPYIQYFELPPGEELRYSRLYVPVWNYDSGDSIHLMVNGHEHSTKEEPDYVSAWGTALYCFNASTFLHAGLNEVSVLSENPGGGPYGITLAAVSENSSTPPMRFWINEGNYALTYTNKKDRVTSTFKGTSPGKNSSLHVLLVAGTEGEKDELYFDSEKIGSDVGRSSLGKYFDLYSISVYPKDTESILCFERGEEGYLHPCVAVLISESESDSEFLKIHEQKTSKGGQVPFPVIIVCLLAFLAVFLRFRRKRV; this is translated from the coding sequence TTGGATACCGGGAAAAAGATCTTAACAGCAGGGCTTCTTGGAGTAGGACTGCTGCTCTTTCTTTCCTTCTTTTCGGGAAATGGGGGCTGGCAGGGAGACGGCATTCCTCCCTATACGATAGCAGAAGGAGTTGTGAGGGGGGAGGTATACGTTGATGGGGGGCACGGGTATACCGGAGAAAACCCTTACATCCAGTATTTCGAACTACCTCCTGGAGAGGAGCTGAGATATTCTCGGCTTTATGTGCCTGTCTGGAACTATGACAGCGGGGACAGTATTCACTTAATGGTCAACGGGCATGAACATTCGACGAAAGAGGAGCCAGATTACGTTTCTGCCTGGGGAACTGCCCTCTACTGCTTTAATGCCAGTACTTTTCTTCATGCAGGGTTAAATGAAGTCTCGGTCCTATCTGAAAACCCGGGAGGAGGCCCCTATGGCATCACTCTTGCTGCTGTTTCAGAAAACAGCTCCACGCCTCCGATGAGGTTCTGGATCAACGAGGGAAACTATGCCCTTACATATACGAACAAAAAAGACAGGGTGACAAGCACTTTTAAAGGCACGTCCCCAGGGAAAAACTCAAGTCTCCACGTTCTGCTTGTGGCGGGCACCGAGGGAGAAAAGGATGAACTATATTTTGATTCTGAAAAGATCGGAAGCGATGTGGGGAGGTCTTCTCTGGGCAAATACTTTGACCTCTACTCGATTTCGGTCTATCCAAAAGATACGGAAAGCATTCTCTGCTTCGAGCGGGGTGAGGAAGGGTATCTCCACCCCTGCGTTGCAGTCCTTATTTCCGAATCAGAGTCAGACAGCGAGTTTCTCAAAATCCATGAACAAAAAACCTCAAAAGGAGGACAGGTCCCTTTTCCAGTAATTATAGTCTGTCTTCTGGCCTTTCTGGCGGTGTTTCTAAGGTTCAGGAGGAAAAGAGTTTGA
- a CDS encoding ABC transporter permease, with product MAIRQFRLKKFRTLLILLGIAVGVATVVAVVSLGEGLRINAIEEIQKSRDLTLIEVSPGFRENGLVLISDSKIEEIKEYGEIVCPYVKDAYVSPSGTYFEIFGAQEGYRTANELELAEGSWYDSGENQIILGSDLWEKLEKIDGARIGTPITARLRLYGEDGKPLDKEISFIPVGYLKPSGNEIDSRAFMRLEYAKGLSKKEYYDGALIKVESSSLVHETREKIDKLGLSSSSAQDEIDSVNRIMNGVTLVLAFFSSISLLVGGLMVVNTMVVSVYERTREIGISKAIGASESDILRMFLAECLFIGALGGVLGDFLGVLFSTFIDKIGRALLMSRLDVGNIEHLTALNFEILGAGILISLLVSVVSGLYPAWRASKLDPVSALRQL from the coding sequence ATGGCAATACGACAGTTCCGCCTTAAAAAGTTCAGAACACTGCTCATTCTCCTCGGAATCGCTGTAGGAGTGGCAACAGTAGTAGCTGTTGTCTCGTTAGGAGAGGGGCTCCGCATCAATGCAATAGAAGAGATCCAGAAGTCACGGGACCTGACTCTGATTGAGGTCTCCCCAGGTTTCAGGGAAAACGGACTTGTCCTTATAAGCGACTCAAAAATAGAAGAAATAAAGGAATACGGAGAAATTGTCTGTCCTTACGTAAAAGACGCCTATGTAAGTCCTTCAGGGACCTATTTTGAAATATTCGGGGCTCAGGAGGGTTACAGGACTGCAAATGAGCTTGAGCTTGCCGAAGGGAGCTGGTATGATAGCGGGGAGAACCAGATTATTCTTGGAAGTGACCTGTGGGAAAAACTGGAAAAAATAGACGGAGCCAGGATAGGAACCCCGATAACAGCCAGATTACGCCTTTACGGAGAAGATGGAAAGCCTCTTGATAAGGAAATAAGTTTTATTCCTGTGGGTTATCTGAAACCTTCAGGAAATGAAATCGATTCCAGGGCCTTCATGAGGCTTGAATATGCAAAAGGACTCAGCAAAAAAGAGTATTATGACGGGGCTCTGATCAAAGTGGAAAGTTCTTCCCTGGTTCACGAAACAAGGGAGAAAATAGACAAACTGGGACTTTCCTCTTCAAGTGCACAGGATGAAATTGACTCGGTTAACCGGATAATGAACGGGGTGACTCTTGTCCTTGCTTTTTTCTCAAGCATTTCCCTGCTTGTAGGCGGACTGATGGTGGTTAACACAATGGTAGTCTCGGTCTATGAGAGAACCCGGGAAATCGGGATTTCAAAGGCAATAGGGGCTTCAGAATCTGATATCCTGCGGATGTTTTTAGCTGAATGCCTGTTTATAGGAGCACTGGGAGGAGTTTTAGGGGACTTTCTTGGAGTTCTCTTTTCAACTTTCATAGATAAGATAGGAAGAGCTCTCTTGATGTCAAGGCTTGATGTAGGGAATATAGAGCATTTGACAGCCTTAAACTTCGAAATTCTTGGAGCCGGAATTCTTATCTCCTTACTTGTGTCCGTAGTTTCAGGGCTTTATCCTGCCTGGAGGGCTTCAAAACTGGACCCTGTAAGTGCTTTGAGGCAACTTTAA
- a CDS encoding 5' nucleotidase, NT5C type: protein MKLNPTSTDYIKSNSVQNSPVQDFSFQDFPARNSLIQGSSLSLYSSSQADSSDSLSFGQDLQLKVFLDMDGVLTDFTGACERLSEHMMFWYTADKERFWRHITEAGADFWSDMPWMAGGKELHGFLKSSGLHPTILSALPNPDRKAALINARKGKLEWLKKELGTPYANNAILCFRPEKALQSGTSRVLIDDNPDNIREWEEAGGTAVLHKSADRTIRCLGRIVKKEQTA, encoded by the coding sequence ATGAAGCTTAACCCTACTTCAACGGATTATATCAAGAGTAATTCAGTTCAGAACAGCCCGGTTCAAGATTTTTCATTTCAGGATTTCCCTGCCCGGAACAGTCTAATTCAGGGCAGTTCTTTAAGTCTTTACAGTTCCTCTCAAGCCGATTCCTCTGACTCGCTCTCTTTCGGGCAGGACTTACAACTGAAGGTTTTTCTGGACATGGACGGAGTACTCACAGATTTCACAGGCGCGTGCGAGAGATTAAGTGAACATATGATGTTTTGGTACACTGCCGATAAGGAACGTTTCTGGAGGCACATTACAGAGGCAGGAGCCGATTTCTGGTCAGATATGCCATGGATGGCAGGAGGCAAGGAGCTACACGGCTTTCTAAAAAGTTCCGGTTTACATCCTACGATCCTTTCTGCTCTCCCAAACCCGGACCGAAAGGCTGCTCTCATTAATGCCAGAAAAGGAAAACTGGAGTGGCTGAAAAAAGAACTCGGAACTCCATACGCAAATAATGCAATTCTCTGTTTCCGTCCTGAAAAAGCTCTCCAGTCCGGAACCTCAAGAGTCCTGATCGATGACAATCCTGATAATATCCGAGAATGGGAAGAAGCAGGAGGGACAGCTGTCCTGCATAAGAGTGCGGATCGAACGATCAGATGTTTGGGCAGAATCGTCAAAAAAGAACAGACAGCCTGA
- a CDS encoding DUF2117 family protein, which yields MQIGIVIHNLQLMDSPQTVKNILTLLSRENCINACLCGTMGKVAAIDAGLENLIEIEQVLKPSACIEALFRSNDLVCLLNHGRELQTGRIFGRIVVSHIQNPEQKPLIQIERPGCVDGELIAWNRAAELHIEKFSGLLNLKISQPPLPVTSIEISDQGRRVLRRISTFPGANIMVEGFVVGKATSSEVALISQDGFLISMEGGVIKEQGIKILHNYEERVPVDMSRAWVKTAASRKNPEVCENLPVNKNGGVTKSTSLKKSFLQEKVSESGTKVILIDHCAERSLEILEGAGLAITIGDDTTEIAGSILSRFGIPVIGITDGDCDELATAVNYASGSMVLLLKPGKDDELGIKLKEEIFSGRYTSFFENIEDLKLRIINFAEDSLKSISEY from the coding sequence ATGCAGATTGGAATTGTAATTCATAACCTTCAGCTTATGGATTCGCCCCAGACAGTAAAGAATATTCTTACGCTTCTATCCAGGGAAAATTGCATAAATGCCTGTCTCTGCGGTACAATGGGAAAAGTTGCGGCAATTGATGCCGGCCTTGAGAACCTGATCGAAATCGAGCAAGTTCTTAAGCCCAGTGCCTGTATCGAGGCCCTTTTCAGGTCAAATGACCTTGTGTGCCTTCTGAACCATGGCCGCGAACTTCAAACCGGCCGTATTTTCGGAAGAATCGTGGTTTCACATATACAGAATCCTGAACAAAAGCCTCTAATCCAGATTGAAAGGCCAGGATGTGTTGATGGTGAACTCATTGCGTGGAATAGGGCTGCAGAACTTCATATAGAGAAATTTTCAGGCCTTCTTAACCTGAAAATTTCTCAGCCTCCTTTGCCCGTCACCTCTATAGAAATAAGCGACCAGGGAAGGCGGGTTCTGAGAAGAATTTCAACTTTTCCAGGGGCAAATATAATGGTTGAAGGGTTTGTAGTTGGAAAAGCCACTTCTTCTGAAGTCGCTCTCATATCCCAGGACGGCTTTTTGATTTCTATGGAGGGAGGAGTCATAAAAGAGCAAGGTATTAAAATTCTTCATAATTATGAAGAAAGAGTGCCTGTAGACATGTCCAGGGCATGGGTAAAAACTGCAGCTTCTCGAAAAAATCCTGAAGTCTGCGAAAACCTACCAGTAAACAAAAATGGAGGAGTAACAAAAAGTACCTCTTTGAAAAAGAGTTTTTTACAGGAAAAAGTCTCAGAGAGTGGAACTAAGGTCATTCTTATAGATCACTGCGCTGAACGTTCACTTGAGATACTGGAAGGAGCAGGACTTGCCATCACTATTGGAGATGATACAACCGAGATTGCCGGAAGTATTTTATCCAGATTTGGAATTCCTGTTATTGGGATTACAGATGGGGACTGTGATGAACTTGCAACTGCAGTGAACTATGCTTCGGGTTCAATGGTCCTGCTTTTAAAGCCCGGAAAGGATGATGAGCTCGGGATAAAGCTTAAGGAAGAAATTTTCTCAGGAAGGTACACCTCGTTTTTCGAAAATATTGAGGATCTGAAGTTGAGAATCATAAACTTTGCAGAGGATTCTCTGAAATCCATCTCAGAATACTGA
- a CDS encoding PGF-pre-PGF domain-containing protein, translating to MKVKAVLFILALIVLVQTAVASGIGVGVSPGNISYRLAPGTSAEQSLYVINTGTETATYNVFVDESAYSSWFTFSASSFELSAGENKEVKFTLSIPSSVEEDIDCKIKVPCTVPGKDVGTGVIIPVHIEVYTSEGSSSGKSSSGSSPSGGGTVSPEPAGNVEAKELSQQYVTSSSRIRFSFTQDATCVKYVEFDAKKNLGKITTIVEMLKERSTLTPDTPDSEIYCYLNIWAGNDGVATSENIENAMIGFKVDKTRVSENNIDADSIVLEYFDGKNWVSLPVKKLDEDERYLYLEAETTGFSHFAVTGEKSDEDNKDTGMTPVTRAGEKLKYTAENLESVAAKSLEEKGPGILAEIEVYEMKFREICQDLIRTLQEKNWFSYI from the coding sequence ATGAAAGTAAAAGCTGTGTTATTTATCCTTGCTCTTATAGTTCTGGTGCAAACGGCTGTGGCTTCTGGTATAGGTGTTGGAGTGAGCCCAGGAAACATAAGTTACAGGCTTGCTCCGGGAACCTCAGCAGAGCAGTCACTGTATGTAATAAATACCGGAACTGAAACTGCAACATACAATGTTTTCGTAGATGAAAGTGCTTACAGTAGCTGGTTCACATTTTCTGCCTCTTCTTTTGAGTTGAGTGCAGGAGAAAATAAAGAAGTTAAGTTTACTCTCAGTATCCCATCTTCGGTTGAAGAGGATATAGACTGCAAGATAAAAGTCCCATGTACTGTGCCTGGAAAAGATGTTGGAACAGGGGTTATCATTCCTGTTCATATAGAAGTTTACACGTCTGAGGGAAGTTCTTCCGGTAAGAGTTCTTCCGGCAGCAGTCCTTCCGGTGGGGGAACGGTATCCCCGGAACCCGCCGGCAATGTGGAAGCCAAAGAGCTCTCTCAACAGTATGTAACAAGCAGCAGCCGGATCAGGTTTAGTTTCACACAGGATGCTACCTGCGTAAAATATGTAGAGTTTGACGCGAAAAAAAACCTTGGAAAAATCACGACAATTGTTGAGATGCTGAAAGAGCGTTCAACTCTTACACCGGATACACCTGATAGTGAAATCTATTGCTATCTGAATATATGGGCTGGAAACGATGGCGTTGCAACTTCGGAAAATATAGAAAACGCCATGATCGGCTTCAAGGTGGATAAAACCAGGGTAAGTGAAAACAATATCGACGCAGATTCAATAGTCCTTGAATATTTTGATGGAAAGAATTGGGTGTCTCTGCCTGTAAAAAAACTGGATGAGGATGAAAGATATCTTTATCTGGAAGCTGAAACTACGGGCTTTTCTCACTTTGCCGTAACTGGCGAAAAATCGGACGAAGATAATAAGGATACTGGAATGACTCCAGTTACAAGAGCAGGTGAAAAGTTGAAGTATACTGCTGAAAACCTGGAATCAGTAGCTGCCAAGAGCCTTGAGGAAAAAGGTCCAGGCATCCTTGCAGAAATTGAAGTCTATGAAATGAAATTTAGAGAGATTTGCCAGGACTTGATCCGTACCTTGCAGGAGAAAAACTGGTTTTCTTATATTTAA
- a CDS encoding energy-coupling factor transporter transmembrane component T family protein — MKWLFRYEQKNSLFHRLDPRVKLLWLFGISVLSVVLGTPYLLVALFASTLPFWLILKPSKNRIKAMILVFGSIGLGFILSQALFYYWAKDPLLTLIPPSFPLLGSLTGGVYFYADGAVYGLYQSFRFMTSLSAAMLVLATTHPSRLISGLVSFFEIKIRGKNYRIGLPYEIAFMLSSAVSFAPTMLEESGVILNAMQARGLELKGGVRTKAKALKYILVPLVVNILRAGRKLAISADTRGFRANRHRTSLNELSLKSNDYLFLAYTIFFTAGGLYLSYSGFGGTVPV; from the coding sequence TTGAAATGGCTTTTTCGCTATGAACAAAAAAACAGCCTGTTTCACAGGCTGGACCCGAGGGTAAAACTACTCTGGCTTTTCGGAATTTCGGTACTGAGCGTAGTGCTCGGAACTCCTTATTTGCTGGTAGCCCTGTTCGCCTCAACCCTGCCATTCTGGCTTATCCTGAAACCCTCAAAAAACAGGATAAAAGCAATGATCCTCGTTTTCGGAAGTATCGGGCTGGGCTTTATCCTTTCACAGGCCCTTTTCTATTACTGGGCAAAAGACCCGCTGTTAACTCTCATCCCTCCTTCCTTTCCCCTGCTGGGCTCTCTTACAGGAGGAGTCTATTTCTATGCAGATGGGGCCGTTTACGGGCTATACCAGTCCTTCCGTTTTATGACATCGCTGAGCGCTGCAATGCTGGTGCTTGCCACAACCCACCCTTCCAGACTTATCTCTGGGCTTGTCAGCTTCTTTGAAATAAAAATAAGAGGAAAAAATTACAGGATAGGCCTCCCCTATGAAATTGCATTCATGCTTTCTTCTGCAGTCAGTTTTGCCCCTACGATGCTTGAAGAAAGCGGAGTAATTCTCAATGCTATGCAGGCAAGAGGACTGGAGTTAAAAGGCGGGGTCCGCACTAAAGCAAAAGCCCTGAAATACATTCTTGTCCCTCTCGTGGTCAATATACTCCGAGCAGGGCGAAAACTCGCCATATCTGCAGACACAAGGGGCTTTCGGGCAAATAGGCACAGGACCTCCTTAAACGAACTTAGCCTGAAAAGCAACGACTACCTTTTTCTGGCATACACAATATTTTTTACGGCAGGCGGGCTCTATCTGAGCTACTCGGGGTTTGGAGGTACAGTCCCGGTTTAA
- a CDS encoding ABC transporter ATP-binding protein has product MDSNMDSGTGTDATAPHIRLEKLTYNYPYSDLSALSDINLELKKGEFVLLVGPSGCGKSTLVRCFNRLVPEISGGSLSGRVLLRGKDLEHEKVHRLALEVGMVFQNPETQLFALTVAEDLAFGPENLGLPRQEVMTRVEKTLNSVGLAKLRDHFIFTLSGGEKQRTAIGGNLAMQPEILVLDEPTSDLDPEGTLEVLELLRRLNAEKQTTLVLIEHKLDAVFEMADRILVMDEGRIILDGKPFEILCREEEKLRSLGIHPPQLTEITSFLGLASEFSNVPTYETLLKRLSELLQAPADKSEPENREENESEISISMLQSLESFPHVRIENLCYRHEDGSEIFKNLNLEIKHGEFLALLGHNGAGKTTLAGHLMGFYRPASGRVLLNGKDISRYSTAQLSKKVGYLFQNPDSQIFTDSVFEEVRFGLKNLGIPEEEIKRLADSTLEIMELSAYRNRHPHALSRGQRQRLAVASILALEPDLLVLDEPTTGQDRGHIRKFLGKIRELNRLGKTVVLITHDMELAAEYAERIVVIKQGKILLDGPTADVFLSPEELGAAGLIPPLPARLALDLRKQGIEVPPMLTVSELKSFIRTLCPEFADLGKQIKKISGIK; this is encoded by the coding sequence ATGGACTCTAATATGGACTCCGGAACAGGCACAGATGCCACAGCTCCGCATATCAGGCTTGAAAAACTCACATACAACTACCCCTATTCGGATTTATCGGCCCTTTCGGACATAAACCTTGAGCTTAAAAAAGGGGAATTCGTGCTCCTAGTGGGTCCAAGCGGCTGTGGGAAAAGCACTCTTGTACGCTGCTTTAATAGACTGGTGCCCGAAATTTCAGGAGGCAGCCTGTCAGGCCGCGTCCTGCTCCGGGGCAAAGATCTCGAACACGAAAAAGTCCACAGGTTGGCCCTTGAAGTTGGGATGGTGTTCCAGAACCCCGAAACCCAGCTGTTCGCACTGACAGTGGCCGAAGATCTTGCCTTCGGGCCTGAAAACCTCGGCTTACCCCGGCAGGAGGTCATGACTCGCGTAGAAAAAACTCTCAACTCAGTCGGGCTGGCAAAGCTGAGAGACCATTTTATCTTCACTCTCTCAGGAGGGGAAAAACAGAGGACTGCAATAGGGGGAAATCTGGCGATGCAGCCTGAGATCCTTGTCCTTGACGAGCCTACCTCAGACCTCGACCCTGAGGGCACCCTGGAAGTGCTTGAACTGCTCAGGCGGCTGAATGCGGAAAAACAGACTACCCTTGTCCTGATAGAACACAAACTGGATGCCGTTTTTGAAATGGCAGACCGTATACTTGTTATGGACGAAGGCAGAATCATTCTTGATGGAAAACCTTTTGAAATCCTGTGTCGTGAAGAAGAAAAACTCCGAAGTCTCGGTATTCATCCTCCTCAGCTTACCGAGATTACCAGCTTCCTGGGTCTGGCTTCTGAGTTTTCAAATGTCCCTACCTATGAAACTCTCCTGAAACGCCTGTCTGAACTTCTACAGGCACCTGCAGATAAAAGTGAGCCTGAGAACCGGGAGGAAAACGAATCCGAAATTTCCATTTCTATGCTGCAATCCCTGGAAAGCTTTCCTCACGTCCGGATCGAGAACCTCTGCTACAGGCATGAGGATGGTTCGGAAATTTTTAAAAACCTTAACCTTGAAATCAAACATGGAGAGTTCCTTGCCCTGCTAGGTCACAATGGAGCTGGAAAGACAACCCTTGCAGGCCACCTTATGGGATTTTATAGACCTGCCTCTGGAAGAGTCCTTCTCAATGGAAAAGACATAAGCAGGTACTCTACAGCTCAGCTTTCTAAAAAAGTAGGCTACCTTTTCCAGAACCCGGACTCTCAGATTTTCACGGACAGCGTATTTGAAGAGGTCCGTTTCGGGCTCAAGAATCTTGGAATTCCCGAAGAAGAAATAAAAAGGCTGGCAGATTCCACCCTGGAAATAATGGAACTTTCAGCTTACAGAAACAGGCACCCTCATGCCCTCTCAAGAGGACAGCGCCAGCGGCTGGCAGTAGCTTCTATTCTTGCTCTTGAGCCGGACCTGCTTGTTCTGGACGAGCCTACCACAGGGCAGGACAGGGGACATATCCGCAAGTTTCTGGGTAAGATCCGGGAGCTTAACAGGCTCGGTAAAACAGTGGTTCTAATAACTCACGATATGGAGCTTGCAGCGGAATACGCGGAAAGGATTGTAGTGATAAAACAGGGAAAAATCTTGCTTGACGGTCCGACAGCAGATGTATTCTTGAGCCCTGAAGAGCTTGGTGCAGCCGGGCTTATTCCTCCTCTTCCTGCAAGGCTTGCCCTGGATCTAAGAAAACAGGGAATTGAAGTCCCTCCCATGCTCACCGTTTCCGAATTGAAAAGCTTTATCAGGACCCTCTGTCCTGAGTTTGCAGATCTCGGAAAACAGATTAAGAAGATATCTGGAATCAAATAA